One genomic window of Halolamina sediminis includes the following:
- a CDS encoding DUF7857 domain-containing protein, producing MELDWTQESAAGVTLVRVRLRNERATDRRVRLRNRLDGPVLPPRRHGVPAAGWDRDGVTEVVPANQTVALGYASPAPTTAPPVTIDEVGRVEEESDHSTSEAAVRELGDHRPPRAVLGGESESDRGKTGGERSVVDRTADTIDDQRDTTDGRSARHASLPDEAGVLLAPYRTRIRTAEALNTAGVVEATALLDANGSLAGVESLAADLDADARELRALARAADALAARAAATAPPTDALRRLS from the coding sequence ATGGAGCTCGACTGGACACAGGAATCCGCCGCAGGGGTGACGCTGGTCCGCGTCCGCCTCAGGAACGAGCGTGCGACCGACCGTCGAGTCCGCCTCCGGAACCGGCTCGACGGCCCCGTCCTGCCGCCGCGACGCCACGGAGTGCCGGCGGCTGGCTGGGACCGCGACGGTGTGACGGAAGTCGTCCCCGCCAACCAAACCGTGGCGCTGGGGTACGCCTCGCCAGCACCGACGACGGCGCCGCCGGTGACTATCGACGAGGTCGGTCGCGTCGAAGAGGAGTCGGACCACAGCACGTCGGAGGCAGCCGTCAGGGAACTCGGCGATCACCGACCGCCGCGGGCAGTGCTCGGCGGGGAGAGCGAGAGCGACAGGGGCAAAACGGGCGGGGAGCGTTCGGTCGTCGATCGAACCGCGGACACGATCGACGATCAGCGAGACACCACCGACGGGCGTTCCGCGCGACACGCGTCACTCCCCGACGAAGCCGGGGTGCTGCTCGCACCTTATCGAACGCGAATCCGGACCGCCGAAGCGCTAAACACCGCCGGGGTCGTCGAAGCGACCGCACTGCTCGACGCGAACGGCAGCCTCGCCGGCGTCGAGTCGCTCGCGGCCGACCTCGACGCCGACGCGCGGGAGCTCCGTGCGCTCGCCCGGGCCGCGGACGCGTTGGCCGCCCGCGCGGCGGCGACGGCGCCGCCGACGGACGCGCTCCGGAGGCTGTCGTGA
- a CDS encoding transcription initiation factor IIB codes for MSTTRATGCPECDGRLTADGDETVCEGCGLVVSTDRLDRGPEWRSFEDDDRNPARCGAPLTRSRHDRGLSTEIGRDGRGKNRKWSRLRRQHRRTQIRSKRERNQVYGFTEIRRLMGALELPDRIRDQSCSLFESAQSEDLLRGRSIEGFASAAVYAACRVAGVSRTTEEVLDAAKATAAEHRAAYDAMNRELGLPVSAAEPAEFVARFASELDLGQAVRRRARELAEAAVDSGHANGRNPGGVAAGALYLAARREGQTVTQAEAADVADVTAVTVRTTYQALQD; via the coding sequence ATGAGCACGACGCGTGCGACCGGCTGTCCCGAGTGCGACGGGCGACTGACCGCCGACGGCGACGAGACGGTCTGTGAGGGCTGTGGGCTGGTCGTCTCGACCGACCGGCTCGACCGTGGCCCCGAGTGGCGCAGCTTCGAGGACGACGACCGCAACCCGGCCCGGTGTGGCGCACCGCTGACGCGCTCCCGGCACGACCGCGGGCTCTCGACGGAGATCGGGCGCGACGGCCGCGGGAAGAACCGCAAGTGGTCCCGCCTGCGCCGCCAACACCGCCGGACGCAGATCCGATCGAAGCGTGAGCGCAATCAGGTGTACGGCTTCACCGAGATCCGGCGGCTGATGGGCGCGCTCGAACTGCCCGACCGTATCCGCGATCAGTCCTGCTCGCTGTTCGAGTCCGCACAGAGCGAGGACCTCCTGCGCGGGCGCTCGATCGAGGGGTTCGCCAGCGCGGCCGTCTACGCCGCCTGCCGGGTCGCGGGCGTCTCGCGCACGACCGAGGAGGTGCTCGACGCCGCGAAAGCGACCGCCGCGGAACACCGCGCGGCCTACGACGCGATGAACCGCGAACTCGGCCTGCCCGTCTCGGCCGCCGAGCCCGCGGAGTTCGTCGCCCGCTTCGCCAGCGAGCTCGATCTGGGGCAGGCGGTCCGCCGGCGCGCTCGCGAACTCGCGGAGGCGGCGGTCGACTCGGGCCACGCCAACGGCCGCAACCCCGGCGGCGTCGCCGCGGGCGCGCTCTACCTCGCCGCCCGCCGCGAGGGGCAGACGGTCACGCAGGCCGAGGCGGCCGACGTGGCGGACGTGACCGCGGTCACCGTCCGGACGACGTATCAGGCGCTACAGGACTGA
- a CDS encoding P-loop NTPase, with the protein MILAVASGKGGVGKSTVAYNLAGALEGVVVDGDLGMADLPADCGPTLHDVLAGRAGAREAMQAGPVTVLPCGRSLAGARAADVTELGDALEPIERDHGIVVIDCPAGLRADVGVPLAVADAAVVVASPEPFALADALRTRELARELDAPLSAVVLNRVVDDPPTPTVHSALGAPVTSVPADPRLSRSIEAEAPVVDAAPESEPAAAFASLAERVERSE; encoded by the coding sequence GTGATCCTCGCCGTCGCGAGCGGGAAGGGCGGCGTCGGCAAGTCGACGGTCGCGTACAACCTCGCGGGCGCGCTGGAGGGCGTCGTCGTCGACGGCGACCTCGGAATGGCGGACCTCCCCGCCGACTGCGGACCCACGCTACACGACGTGCTGGCCGGGCGCGCCGGCGCCCGTGAGGCCATGCAGGCGGGCCCAGTGACGGTCCTCCCCTGCGGCCGGTCGCTCGCGGGTGCCCGCGCGGCCGACGTGACGGAGCTAGGCGACGCGCTCGAACCCATCGAGCGCGACCACGGGATCGTCGTGATCGACTGCCCAGCCGGACTCCGCGCGGACGTGGGTGTGCCGTTGGCCGTCGCCGACGCGGCCGTCGTGGTCGCTTCGCCGGAGCCGTTCGCGCTCGCGGACGCGCTCCGGACTCGGGAGTTGGCTCGCGAACTCGACGCGCCGCTGTCGGCGGTGGTGCTGAACAGGGTCGTCGACGATCCGCCGACGCCGACGGTGCATTCGGCACTCGGCGCGCCCGTCACGTCGGTGCCGGCTGACCCACGGCTCAGCCGGTCGATCGAGGCCGAAGCGCCGGTCGTCGACGCCGCGCCGGAAAGCGAGCCGGCGGCCGCCTTCGCGTCGCTGGCCGAGCGAGTCGAGCGAAGCGAGTGA
- a CDS encoding DUF7854 family protein, whose protein sequence is MDHISALRNVEEALRAFENGEADLATTQRRVQSVLQSYATEFEAEERRPYRAHGEAPADGVVVVAPDVETAKTRVLELTDAESSSFDVEPL, encoded by the coding sequence GTGGACCACATCTCCGCGCTGCGCAACGTCGAGGAGGCGTTGCGGGCGTTCGAGAACGGCGAGGCCGACCTGGCGACCACCCAGCGGCGCGTCCAGTCCGTGCTTCAGAGCTACGCTACCGAGTTCGAGGCCGAGGAGCGCCGACCCTACCGAGCCCACGGCGAGGCGCCCGCCGACGGCGTCGTCGTCGTCGCGCCAGACGTGGAAACGGCAAAAACGCGAGTATTAGAACTCACAGACGCCGAAAGCTCGTCGTTCGACGTCGAACCGCTCTGA
- a CDS encoding DUF7856 family protein, with translation MRVVEDGRVVGEGHAIDLRGEPYSSETVRAAIQGAETALSIDCLAPSRWWEQLAVPDDGTKPLCRLVAAARARGCRSPTERALAAAERELRELTVEAVSTASTRRQLADAGTEVERLREEVAAARGRLQSRRETGADTAEAEAALEEATRRLSEAETERVAAEQAHEDAQRRVREARDARERRLRLQDRVANRRREARRALAVSVADEFAAAVDAVPGEATLSTEPLKVDGGDVTAALAAARVADLHAPVLDATGRFDSASAAADALGAPVIRL, from the coding sequence ATGCGGGTCGTCGAGGACGGCCGAGTCGTCGGCGAGGGGCACGCGATCGATCTCCGCGGGGAGCCGTACTCGTCGGAGACGGTTCGGGCAGCGATACAGGGCGCGGAGACGGCGCTGTCGATCGACTGTCTCGCCCCGTCGCGGTGGTGGGAGCAGCTCGCCGTTCCCGACGACGGAACCAAGCCGCTCTGCCGGCTCGTCGCCGCCGCGCGGGCCCGAGGCTGCCGATCACCGACCGAGCGAGCGTTAGCGGCCGCCGAGCGTGAACTCCGCGAGCTCACGGTCGAGGCGGTGTCGACCGCCTCAACGCGCCGACAGCTCGCCGACGCCGGGACCGAGGTGGAACGGCTTCGAGAGGAGGTCGCCGCCGCCCGTGGACGCCTCCAGAGCCGGCGGGAGACGGGCGCGGACACGGCTGAGGCCGAGGCGGCGCTCGAAGAAGCGACCCGACGGCTCTCCGAGGCCGAAACCGAGCGCGTCGCCGCCGAACAGGCCCACGAGGACGCGCAGCGACGGGTGCGCGAGGCTCGCGACGCTCGCGAACGACGGCTCCGACTGCAGGACCGCGTCGCGAACCGCCGGCGGGAAGCCCGACGCGCGCTCGCCGTATCGGTCGCCGACGAGTTCGCGGCCGCCGTGGACGCCGTCCCGGGCGAGGCGACGCTCTCGACGGAGCCGCTGAAAGTCGACGGCGGCGACGTGACGGCTGCGCTGGCGGCGGCCCGAGTTGCCGACCTCCACGCGCCCGTGCTCGACGCAACTGGGCGGTTCGACAGCGCCTCGGCGGCCGCGGACGCGCTCGGCGCGCCCGTGATCCGGCTCTGA
- a CDS encoding DUF7855 family protein: MLLVATYSREARTSLRNVCRGHEEATVRQFGRAALLADTEFGAFLALRLREKHGADVQIERTEPLNEYESVPERVREAAAAYEQRDHPSTPYPKFASGTDHPEPTAMQGREL, translated from the coding sequence ATGCTGCTGGTCGCGACGTACTCTCGCGAGGCACGGACGAGCCTGCGGAACGTCTGTCGGGGGCACGAGGAGGCCACGGTCCGGCAGTTCGGCCGGGCAGCGCTGCTGGCGGACACCGAGTTCGGGGCGTTTCTCGCCCTCCGCTTGCGGGAGAAACACGGCGCCGACGTCCAGATCGAGCGCACCGAGCCGCTGAACGAGTACGAGTCCGTCCCGGAACGGGTCCGCGAGGCCGCAGCGGCGTACGAACAACGGGACCACCCGAGCACGCCGTACCCGAAGTTCGCATCCGGCACCGATCACCCCGAGCCAACGGCGATGCAGGGCCGGGAGCTCTGA
- a CDS encoding DUF7504 family protein: MTAPQTAETIPERLTGANSTLLLTSSFTDERHCTELLHPDDPAETNVLWVSYTKSPDQQLRRWREHTDERPAEMGIVSVEDSTRSVAAETGGSSGPGGPSLPETNAPIETVNSPNDLTGLGIRITEFLTDWDEKNDNRTVVCFDSLTALLQYVELETAYEFLHIITGRMANTDAFAHFHMDPDAHDDQTVEIITSLMDGVVEVDASGEEHIRARKS; the protein is encoded by the coding sequence GTGACTGCACCGCAGACAGCCGAGACGATACCCGAACGCTTGACGGGCGCGAACAGCACCCTGCTCCTCACCTCGTCGTTCACCGACGAACGGCACTGTACGGAGCTCCTGCACCCCGACGACCCCGCCGAGACGAACGTCCTCTGGGTGTCCTACACGAAATCCCCGGACCAGCAGCTCCGGCGATGGCGCGAGCACACCGACGAGCGGCCGGCGGAGATGGGGATCGTAAGCGTCGAGGACTCGACGCGCTCGGTCGCCGCCGAGACAGGAGGCAGCAGCGGTCCCGGGGGCCCGTCGCTCCCGGAGACGAACGCGCCCATCGAGACGGTGAACAGCCCCAACGACCTGACCGGGCTGGGCATCCGTATCACCGAGTTCCTCACCGACTGGGACGAAAAAAACGACAACCGAACCGTCGTCTGTTTCGACTCGCTGACCGCGCTCCTGCAGTACGTCGAACTCGAGACCGCCTACGAGTTCCTGCACATCATCACCGGCCGAATGGCGAACACCGACGCGTTCGCCCACTTTCACATGGATCCGGATGCGCACGACGATCAGACCGTCGAGATCATCACCAGCCTGATGGACGGGGTCGTCGAGGTCGATGCGAGCGGCGAAGAGCATATCCGGGCGCGCAAGTCTTAA